Proteins from a single region of Streptomyces spectabilis:
- a CDS encoding xanthine dehydrogenase family protein molybdopterin-binding subunit translates to MADTRTTGIPANVTQGSQTKGGIGESTLRPDGTLKVTGEFAYSSDMWHEDMLWGQILRSPVAHAEIVSIDTGEALATSGVYAVLTYDDLPTDVKNYGLEIQDTPVLAHGKVRHHGEPVALVAADHPETARRAAAKIKVEYRELPVITDEASATAPGAVLVHEGRDDHHAGHVPHPNIVHRQPIVRGDAAAAAERADVIVTGDYTFGMQDQAFLGPESGLAVPGEDGGVDLYVATQWLHSDLKQIAPVLGLPEDKVRMTLAGVGGAFGGREDLSMQIHACLLALRTGKPVKIVYNRFESFFGHVHRHPAKLHYEHGATKDGKLTHMKCRIVLDGGAYASASPAVVGNASSLSVGPYVVDDVEIEAVALYTNNPPCGAMRGFGAVQACFAYEAQMDKLAAKLGMDPVEFRQLNAMEQGTIMPTGQPVDSPAPVAELLRRVKAMPLPPERQWETTEGSDVRQLPGGLSNTTHGEDVVRGVGYAVGIKNVGFSEGFDDYSTARVRMEVVAGEPVVTVHTAMAEVGQGGVTVHAQIARTELGVTRVTIHPADTQVGSAGSTSASRQTYVTGGAVKNSCEAVREKVLEIGRAKFGTYHPAWATAELLLEGGKVVTDGGEVLADLVDVLEGEAVDIELEWRHRPTEPFDLRTGQGNGHVQYSFAAHRAVVEVDTGLGLVKVIELACAQDVGKALNPLSVLGQIQGGTIQGMGIAVMEEIVVDPKTAKVRNPSFTDYLLPTILDTPTIPVDVLELADEHAPYGLRGIGEAPTLSSTPAVLAAIRNATGLELNRTPVRPEHLTGT, encoded by the coding sequence ATGGCCGACACCCGCACCACGGGCATTCCCGCCAACGTCACCCAGGGGTCGCAGACCAAGGGCGGCATCGGCGAGTCCACGCTGCGCCCGGACGGCACCCTCAAGGTCACCGGCGAGTTCGCGTACTCGTCCGACATGTGGCACGAGGACATGCTGTGGGGCCAGATCCTGCGCTCCCCGGTCGCGCACGCCGAGATCGTCTCCATCGACACCGGCGAGGCCCTGGCGACCTCCGGGGTCTACGCGGTCCTCACGTACGACGACCTGCCGACCGACGTGAAGAACTACGGCCTGGAGATCCAGGACACCCCGGTCCTCGCGCACGGCAAGGTCCGCCACCACGGCGAGCCGGTGGCCCTGGTGGCCGCCGACCACCCGGAGACCGCGCGCCGCGCCGCCGCCAAGATCAAGGTCGAGTACCGCGAGCTGCCCGTCATCACCGACGAGGCCAGCGCGACGGCGCCGGGCGCGGTCCTCGTCCACGAGGGCCGCGACGACCACCACGCGGGCCACGTCCCGCACCCGAACATCGTGCACCGCCAGCCGATCGTCCGCGGCGACGCGGCCGCGGCCGCCGAGCGGGCCGATGTGATCGTCACGGGCGACTACACCTTCGGCATGCAGGACCAGGCCTTCCTCGGCCCCGAGTCCGGCCTCGCCGTACCGGGCGAGGACGGCGGCGTCGACCTGTACGTGGCCACCCAGTGGCTGCACTCGGACCTCAAGCAGATCGCCCCGGTGCTCGGCCTGCCCGAGGACAAGGTCCGGATGACGCTCGCCGGGGTCGGCGGCGCGTTCGGCGGCCGCGAGGACCTGTCGATGCAGATCCACGCCTGCCTCCTGGCGCTGCGCACCGGCAAGCCCGTCAAGATCGTCTACAACCGCTTCGAGTCCTTCTTCGGGCACGTCCACCGCCACCCCGCCAAGCTCCACTACGAGCACGGGGCCACCAAGGACGGCAAGCTCACGCACATGAAGTGCCGGATCGTCCTGGACGGCGGCGCGTACGCCTCCGCGTCCCCGGCCGTGGTCGGCAACGCCTCCTCGCTGAGCGTCGGCCCGTACGTCGTCGACGACGTGGAGATCGAGGCCGTCGCGCTGTACACCAACAACCCGCCCTGCGGCGCCATGCGCGGCTTCGGCGCGGTCCAGGCGTGCTTCGCGTACGAGGCGCAGATGGACAAACTGGCCGCGAAGCTCGGAATGGACCCCGTCGAGTTCCGGCAGCTCAACGCCATGGAGCAGGGCACGATCATGCCGACGGGGCAGCCGGTCGACTCCCCGGCCCCGGTCGCCGAACTCCTGCGCCGGGTCAAGGCGATGCCGCTGCCGCCCGAGCGCCAGTGGGAGACCACCGAGGGCTCGGACGTGCGCCAGCTTCCCGGCGGCCTGTCCAACACCACGCACGGCGAGGACGTCGTCCGGGGCGTCGGCTACGCGGTCGGCATCAAGAACGTCGGCTTCTCCGAGGGCTTCGACGACTACTCGACCGCCCGGGTCCGCATGGAGGTCGTCGCGGGCGAGCCGGTCGTCACCGTGCACACCGCGATGGCCGAGGTCGGCCAGGGCGGCGTCACCGTGCACGCGCAGATCGCCCGTACGGAACTCGGCGTCACGCGGGTGACCATCCACCCGGCCGACACCCAGGTCGGCAGCGCGGGGTCGACGTCCGCGTCGCGCCAGACGTACGTCACCGGCGGCGCGGTCAAGAACTCCTGCGAGGCCGTCCGCGAGAAGGTCCTGGAGATCGGCCGGGCGAAGTTCGGCACGTACCACCCGGCGTGGGCCACCGCCGAACTCCTCCTGGAGGGCGGCAAGGTCGTCACCGACGGCGGCGAGGTCCTGGCCGACCTCGTGGACGTCCTGGAGGGCGAGGCCGTCGACATCGAGCTGGAGTGGCGCCACCGGCCCACCGAGCCCTTCGACCTGCGCACCGGGCAGGGCAACGGCCACGTCCAGTACTCCTTCGCCGCGCACCGTGCCGTCGTCGAGGTCGACACCGGGCTCGGCCTGGTCAAGGTGATCGAGCTGGCCTGCGCGCAGGACGTCGGCAAGGCGCTCAACCCGCTCTCCGTGCTCGGCCAGATCCAGGGCGGCACCATCCAGGGCATGGGCATCGCGGTGATGGAGGAGATCGTCGTCGACCCCAAGACCGCGAAGGTCAGGAACCCGTCCTTCACGGACTATCTGCTCCCGACCATCCTCGACACGCCGACCATCCCGGTCGACGTCCTCGAACTCGCCGACGAGCACGCCCCGTACGGGCTTCGCGGCATCGGCGAGGCCCCGACCCTGTCGTCGACCCCGGCGGTGCTCGCCGCCATCAGGAACGCGACGGGCCTCGAACTGAACAGGACGCCGGTCCGCCCGGAGCACCTCACCGGAACCTGA
- a CDS encoding polysaccharide deacetylase family protein, whose product MTNMGKRLLPRTGFTGAALAASVAAALALTGCTKLDTVSPSSVRKDAADAKGKDRAAFGTVDCRKAKCIALTFDAGPSENTPRLLKILKKEKVPATFFTLGKNHIEKYPELVKQMDREGHEVASHTWSHKILTKIKPAEARAELERPNKAIEKLIGKKPTLMRPPQGRTNDTVNKISRDLGLAEILWTVTAKDYTTEDSALIEKRVLEQAGRDGIILLHDIYKGTVPAVPGVIAELKKRGYVFVTVPQLLAPGKAEPGKVYR is encoded by the coding sequence ATGACGAACATGGGCAAGCGGTTGCTCCCGCGTACCGGATTCACCGGTGCCGCGCTCGCCGCGAGCGTGGCCGCAGCCCTCGCCCTCACCGGCTGCACCAAGCTCGACACCGTCTCCCCGAGCTCCGTCCGCAAGGACGCTGCGGACGCGAAGGGCAAGGACCGGGCCGCCTTCGGCACCGTCGACTGCCGCAAGGCCAAGTGCATCGCGCTGACCTTCGACGCGGGCCCCAGCGAGAACACCCCGCGCCTGCTGAAGATCCTCAAGAAGGAGAAGGTGCCCGCGACCTTCTTCACCCTCGGCAAGAACCACATCGAGAAGTACCCCGAGCTGGTCAAGCAGATGGACCGCGAGGGGCACGAGGTCGCGAGCCACACCTGGTCCCACAAGATCCTCACCAAGATCAAGCCCGCGGAGGCGCGCGCGGAGCTGGAGCGCCCGAACAAGGCGATCGAGAAGCTCATCGGCAAGAAGCCGACGCTGATGCGGCCCCCGCAGGGCCGCACGAACGACACCGTCAACAAGATCTCCCGCGACCTCGGACTGGCCGAGATCCTCTGGACGGTGACGGCGAAGGACTACACCACCGAGGACTCCGCGCTGATCGAGAAGCGGGTGCTCGAACAGGCGGGCCGTGACGGCATCATCCTGCTGCACGACATCTACAAGGGCACCGTGCCCGCCGTGCCCGGCGTCATCGCCGAGCTGAAGAAGCGCGGCTACGTCTTCGTCACCGTGCCCCAGCTCCTCGCGCCGGGCAAGGCGGAGCCGGGCAAGGTCTACCGCTGA
- a CDS encoding XdhC family protein, producing MLDIAEELHRWVEQGRDFAVATVVTVSGSAPRQPGAALAVDRDGTAIGSVSGGCVEGAVYELCRQALEDGETVVERFGYSDEDAFAVGLTCGGVLDILITPVRADGPARPVFSAALAAAARGEAAAVARITAGPGELLGRALLVRGDAQAGDHEGGLGGHPELDRTVAAEARALLDAGRTGAVEIGADGSRCGRPLTVLVESSVPPPRMIVFGAIDFASALVRVGKFLGYHVTVCDARPVFATRVRFPDADEVVVRWPHEYLADTEVDGRTVLCVLTHDAKFDVPLLRLALRLPVAYVGAMGSRRTHLDRAARLREVGVTDLELARLRSPIGLDLGARTPEETALSIAAEVVAHRRGGGGRSLTGAHTPIHHDAPAPRGITSVA from the coding sequence ATGCTGGACATCGCCGAAGAGCTGCACCGGTGGGTCGAGCAGGGGCGTGACTTCGCGGTCGCCACCGTGGTGACCGTCAGCGGCAGCGCGCCCCGGCAGCCCGGCGCCGCGCTCGCCGTCGACCGTGACGGCACGGCGATCGGCTCGGTCTCCGGCGGCTGTGTCGAGGGCGCCGTCTACGAGCTGTGCCGGCAGGCCCTGGAGGACGGCGAGACCGTCGTCGAGCGCTTCGGCTACAGCGACGAGGACGCCTTCGCCGTGGGCCTGACCTGCGGAGGCGTCCTCGACATCCTGATCACACCGGTCCGCGCGGACGGTCCCGCGCGGCCGGTGTTCAGCGCCGCGCTCGCCGCCGCCGCCCGGGGCGAGGCGGCGGCGGTCGCGCGGATCACCGCGGGACCCGGCGAGCTGCTCGGCCGCGCGCTCCTGGTGCGCGGCGACGCGCAGGCCGGGGACCACGAGGGCGGGCTCGGGGGACACCCCGAGCTCGACCGGACGGTGGCGGCCGAGGCCCGCGCCCTGCTCGACGCGGGCCGCACGGGCGCCGTGGAGATCGGCGCCGACGGCTCCCGCTGCGGCCGCCCGCTCACCGTCCTCGTCGAATCCTCCGTACCGCCGCCCCGGATGATCGTCTTCGGCGCGATCGACTTCGCCTCGGCGCTCGTCAGGGTCGGCAAGTTCCTCGGCTACCACGTGACCGTGTGCGACGCGCGGCCCGTCTTCGCGACCCGCGTCCGCTTCCCCGACGCCGACGAGGTCGTGGTGCGCTGGCCGCACGAGTACCTCGCGGACACCGAGGTCGACGGCCGCACCGTGCTGTGCGTCCTCACCCACGACGCCAAGTTCGACGTGCCCCTGCTGCGCCTCGCGCTGCGCCTGCCGGTCGCGTACGTCGGCGCGATGGGCTCGCGCCGCACCCATCTGGACCGCGCGGCGCGGCTGCGCGAGGTCGGCGTCACGGACCTGGAGCTGGCCCGGCTGCGCTCCCCGATCGGCCTCGACCTCGGGGCGCGTACGCCCGAGGAGACCGCGCTCTCCATCGCGGCGGAGGTCGTCGCGCACCGCAGGGGCGGCGGCGGCCGCTCCCTGACCGGCGCCCACACGCCCATCCACCACGACGCCCCCGCGCCCCGCGGCATCACCTCGGTGGCGTGA
- a CDS encoding FAD binding domain-containing protein, with translation MDFLRPASWEEALAAKAEHPTAVPIAGGTDVMVEINFDHRRPEYLLDLNRIGELREWEVGEDTVRLGASVPYTDIMENLRAELPGLALASHTVASPQIRNRGGVGGNLGTASPAGDAHPALLAAGAEVEAESVRGTRRIPIDDFYTGVKRNALAPDELIRAVHIKKAEGPQQYSKVGTRNAMVIAVCAFGIALHPGTRTVRTGIGSAAPTPIRAKAAEEFLDAALEEGGFWDSKKIITPSVAKQFAELAAGAANPIDDVRGTASYRRHAVGIMARRTLGWAWESYRGDGRSTEGVA, from the coding sequence ATGGACTTCCTTCGCCCCGCCAGCTGGGAGGAGGCGCTCGCCGCGAAGGCCGAGCACCCCACGGCTGTGCCGATCGCGGGTGGCACCGACGTCATGGTCGAGATCAACTTCGACCACCGGCGTCCGGAGTACCTCCTGGACCTCAACCGCATCGGTGAGCTGCGGGAGTGGGAGGTCGGCGAGGACACCGTCCGGCTCGGCGCCTCCGTTCCGTACACCGACATCATGGAGAACCTGCGCGCCGAGCTGCCCGGCCTCGCGCTCGCCTCGCACACCGTGGCATCGCCGCAGATCCGCAACCGCGGCGGCGTCGGCGGCAACCTGGGCACCGCGTCCCCGGCCGGTGACGCCCATCCGGCGCTCCTCGCCGCGGGCGCCGAGGTCGAGGCGGAGTCCGTGCGCGGCACCCGGCGGATCCCGATCGACGACTTCTACACCGGGGTGAAGCGCAACGCGCTCGCCCCGGACGAGCTGATCAGGGCCGTGCACATCAAGAAGGCCGAAGGACCGCAGCAGTACTCCAAGGTGGGTACGCGCAACGCCATGGTCATCGCCGTGTGCGCATTCGGCATCGCGCTGCACCCCGGCACCCGCACCGTGCGCACCGGCATCGGCTCCGCGGCCCCCACCCCGATCCGCGCGAAGGCCGCCGAGGAGTTCCTGGACGCGGCCCTGGAAGAGGGCGGCTTCTGGGACAGCAAGAAGATCATCACCCCGTCGGTCGCCAAGCAGTTCGCGGAGCTCGCCGCCGGTGCCGCCAACCCCATCGACGACGTCCGCGGCACCGCGAGCTACCGCCGCCACGCCGTCGGCATCATGGCCCGCCGCACGCTCGGCTGGGCCTGGGAGTCCTACCGCGGCGACGGCCGCAGCACGGAGGGAGTCGCGTAA
- a CDS encoding (2Fe-2S)-binding protein produces the protein MRVNFTVNGRPQEADDVWEGESLLYVLRERMGLPGSKNACEQGECGSCTVRLDGVPVCACLVAAGQVEGREVVTVEGLADFAKQRAEHAGCAPEASGACGVSLDQAKRWQAGPADSHTGEGTELSPVQQAFIDAGAVQCGFCTPGLLVAADEMLERNPDPSDADIREALSGNLCRCTGYEKILDAVRLAAARQTEEV, from the coding sequence ATGCGTGTCAACTTCACGGTCAACGGCCGGCCGCAGGAAGCCGACGACGTGTGGGAGGGCGAGTCCCTGCTGTACGTGCTGCGCGAGCGCATGGGCCTGCCGGGCTCGAAGAACGCCTGCGAGCAGGGCGAGTGCGGCTCCTGCACGGTCCGCCTCGACGGCGTGCCGGTGTGCGCCTGTCTGGTCGCGGCCGGGCAGGTCGAGGGCCGCGAGGTCGTCACCGTCGAGGGCCTCGCCGACTTCGCCAAGCAGCGGGCGGAGCACGCCGGGTGCGCCCCTGAGGCCTCGGGCGCCTGTGGGGTGTCCCTGGATCAGGCCAAGCGCTGGCAGGCGGGGCCCGCCGACTCCCACACCGGCGAGGGCACCGAACTCTCGCCCGTCCAGCAGGCGTTCATCGACGCGGGCGCCGTCCAGTGCGGCTTCTGCACGCCGGGCCTGCTCGTCGCCGCCGACGAGATGCTGGAGCGCAACCCGGACCCCTCGGACGCCGACATCCGCGAGGCCCTCTCCGGCAACCTGTGCCGCTGCACGGGCTACGAGAAGATCCTGGACGCGGTCCGCCTCGCCGCCGCGCGCCAGACCGAGGAGGTCTGA
- a CDS encoding NCS2 family permease, protein MTQQSLEPKTTAEDAGRGSRVPAGRSWLDRYFHISHRGSTLAREVRGGITTFMAMAYIVLLNPLILSGKDAAGDTMGQKALITATAFAAAVTTLLMGFVGKVPLALAAGLSVSGVIASQVAPEMTWPQAMGMCVMYGAVIMLLVVTGLRELIMNAIPLALKHGITMGIGLFIAIIGLVKSGFVHQGKATPLTLGPAGELAGWPVLLFAGTLLLIFMLQARETPGAILIGIVTGTVVAVALNAMDVIDPKQWANGAPELHGSAVSSPDFSLFGDVEFGGWGEVGAMTVGMIVFTLVLAGFFDAMATIIGVGTEANLADDKGRMPGLSKALFIDGAGGAIGGVAGGSGQTVFVESATGVGEGARTGLASVVTGLFFAACLFFTPVTAIVPQEVASAALVVIGAMMMMNARHVDWADRATAIPVFLTVVLMPFTYTITTGVAAGVISWVAIKIAQGKAREIGAFMWGLTVIFLVYFALNPIESWLGVH, encoded by the coding sequence ATGACCCAGCAGTCCCTGGAGCCCAAGACCACCGCGGAGGACGCGGGCCGCGGCTCGCGCGTCCCCGCCGGGCGGTCTTGGCTCGACCGGTACTTCCACATATCCCACCGGGGATCGACTCTCGCGCGTGAGGTGCGCGGCGGCATCACGACCTTCATGGCGATGGCGTACATCGTCCTGCTCAACCCGCTGATCCTGTCCGGCAAGGACGCCGCGGGCGACACGATGGGGCAGAAGGCCCTGATCACCGCGACGGCCTTCGCCGCGGCGGTCACCACGCTGCTCATGGGCTTCGTCGGCAAGGTGCCGCTGGCCCTGGCGGCCGGGCTCTCGGTGTCCGGCGTGATCGCGTCCCAGGTGGCGCCCGAGATGACGTGGCCGCAGGCCATGGGCATGTGCGTGATGTACGGCGCCGTGATCATGCTCCTGGTGGTCACCGGCCTCCGCGAGCTGATCATGAACGCGATCCCGCTCGCCCTCAAGCACGGCATCACCATGGGCATCGGCCTGTTCATCGCCATCATCGGCCTGGTCAAGAGCGGCTTCGTGCACCAGGGCAAGGCGACCCCGCTCACCCTGGGCCCCGCCGGTGAGCTGGCCGGGTGGCCCGTCCTGCTGTTCGCGGGCACCCTGCTGCTGATCTTCATGCTCCAGGCCCGCGAGACGCCCGGAGCGATCCTCATCGGCATCGTGACCGGCACGGTCGTCGCGGTCGCCCTGAACGCGATGGACGTCATCGACCCCAAGCAGTGGGCCAACGGCGCCCCCGAGCTGCACGGCAGCGCGGTGTCGTCGCCCGATTTCTCGCTCTTCGGCGACGTGGAGTTCGGCGGCTGGGGCGAGGTCGGCGCGATGACGGTCGGCATGATCGTCTTCACCCTGGTCCTCGCGGGCTTCTTCGACGCGATGGCCACGATCATCGGCGTCGGCACCGAGGCCAACCTCGCCGACGACAAGGGCCGCATGCCCGGTCTGTCGAAGGCCCTGTTCATCGACGGCGCGGGCGGCGCGATCGGCGGCGTCGCCGGCGGCTCGGGCCAGACCGTCTTCGTGGAGTCCGCGACGGGCGTGGGAGAGGGTGCCCGTACGGGGCTGGCCTCGGTCGTCACCGGTCTGTTCTTCGCCGCGTGCCTGTTCTTCACCCCGGTGACCGCGATCGTCCCGCAGGAGGTCGCGTCCGCCGCGCTGGTCGTCATCGGAGCGATGATGATGATGAACGCCCGGCACGTCGACTGGGCCGACCGAGCCACCGCGATCCCGGTCTTCCTGACCGTGGTCCTGATGCCCTTCACCTACACCATCACCACCGGTGTGGCCGCGGGTGTGATCAGCTGGGTCGCCATCAAGATCGCCCAGGGCAAGGCGCGGGAGATCGGGGCCTTCATGTGGGGCCTGACCGTGATCTTCCTCGTGTACTTCGCCCTCAACCCCATAGAGAGCTGGCTGGGCGTCCACTAG
- a CDS encoding cytochrome P450, which yields MDPQQHARVDELTRDPYPLYARARRAKGLTYVPEFGAWLVARDADVREVLRRPDVFSSANAVRGGVRPSAAALAVLADGDGGSPRGRVVVTSDGLAHQRLRAPLVRGLGPARVAAALPYAAERAEALVEAFADDGRVELMEAYAMRLPGQVVGHVLGFDPADVPLVVRAGHRTEALLSRHLSEEEQVAAAHDMVALKRLLDGYVRDRYAAPRDDLCSELVTSLVQPDDAEEGEAGLLTLAQRTELVAHLNNFLLAGHLTTTALIGTAFLHLLSHPDQWRMVCADPERMIPAAIEETARFDTALQAFRRVTTRPATLAGTELPAGAELLVAFGAAGRDGARYPRPDVFDITRPAAARHLAFGLGAHACPGAQLAREQVRLTLELFIRRFPGLRIAEDGPPVAMRPTLIHRAPEALHLTW from the coding sequence ATGGATCCCCAACAGCACGCCAGAGTGGATGAGTTGACGCGCGATCCGTATCCGCTGTACGCGCGTGCCCGGCGTGCGAAGGGGCTCACCTACGTGCCCGAGTTCGGCGCCTGGCTGGTGGCCAGGGACGCCGACGTGCGCGAAGTGCTGCGGCGGCCCGACGTGTTCTCGTCGGCGAACGCGGTCCGCGGCGGCGTCCGGCCGTCCGCCGCGGCGCTCGCGGTCCTCGCCGACGGCGACGGCGGCAGCCCCCGCGGCCGCGTGGTGGTCACCTCGGACGGCCTCGCCCACCAGCGGCTGCGCGCGCCGCTCGTGCGCGGCCTCGGCCCCGCCCGGGTGGCCGCCGCGCTGCCGTACGCGGCCGAGCGCGCCGAGGCGCTCGTCGAGGCGTTCGCCGACGACGGCCGCGTGGAGCTGATGGAGGCGTACGCCATGCGCCTGCCGGGCCAGGTCGTCGGGCACGTCCTCGGCTTCGACCCGGCGGACGTGCCGCTCGTCGTGCGCGCCGGGCACCGCACCGAGGCGCTGCTCTCCCGGCACCTCAGCGAGGAGGAGCAGGTGGCGGCGGCGCACGACATGGTCGCCCTGAAGCGGCTCCTGGACGGCTACGTCCGCGACCGGTACGCCGCGCCGCGCGACGACCTGTGCAGCGAGCTGGTCACCTCACTCGTGCAGCCGGACGACGCGGAGGAGGGCGAGGCGGGTCTGCTCACGCTCGCCCAGCGCACCGAGCTGGTCGCCCATCTGAACAACTTCCTGCTGGCCGGGCATCTGACCACGACCGCCCTGATCGGCACGGCGTTCCTGCATCTGCTGAGCCATCCCGACCAGTGGCGGATGGTGTGCGCGGACCCGGAGCGGATGATCCCGGCCGCCATCGAGGAGACGGCCCGTTTCGACACCGCCCTGCAGGCGTTCCGGCGCGTCACCACGCGGCCCGCGACGCTCGCGGGCACCGAACTGCCCGCGGGTGCCGAGCTCCTGGTCGCGTTCGGCGCGGCCGGGCGCGACGGCGCGCGCTATCCGCGGCCCGACGTCTTCGACATCACCCGTCCCGCGGCCGCCCGGCACCTCGCCTTCGGCCTCGGCGCGCACGCCTGCCCCGGGGCCCAACTGGCCAGGGAGCAGGTGCGGTTGACCCTTGAGCTGTTCATACGCCGGTTCCCCGGCCTGCGGATCGCCGAGGACGGGCCTCCGGTCGCGATGCGGCCCACACTCATCCACCGCGCCCCGGAGGCCCTGCACCTCACCTGGTGA
- a CDS encoding helix-turn-helix domain-containing protein: protein MLVGAFALLEALRRRGGEAGLTELALACALPKGSAHRLLDQLGLLGAVERRGNRYAVGSQLFRLGQAWQPYPGLRAAARVPLHRLRASTGASVVLTVLRDELALTVASVPGRVEGVVPVRNGMSFPLVTAAGRVLTEGPRGPVLDREEIQEGVACVAMPVRAPDGLTVAALAAVVPARQRLPQVADATAAASAAIESRLTRMPPREVAVRSAVLRY from the coding sequence GTGCTCGTCGGAGCCTTTGCCCTGCTGGAGGCCTTGCGCCGCCGCGGCGGCGAGGCGGGACTCACCGAACTCGCCCTCGCCTGCGCGCTGCCCAAGGGCAGCGCGCACCGCCTCCTCGACCAGCTCGGCCTGCTCGGCGCCGTGGAGCGCAGAGGCAACCGCTACGCCGTCGGCTCGCAGCTCTTCCGGCTCGGCCAGGCCTGGCAGCCCTATCCGGGGCTGCGCGCCGCCGCCCGCGTTCCGCTGCACCGCCTGCGCGCCTCGACCGGCGCCAGTGTCGTGCTCACCGTGCTGCGCGACGAGCTCGCCCTGACCGTGGCCTCGGTGCCCGGCCGGGTCGAGGGCGTGGTGCCGGTGCGCAACGGCATGAGCTTCCCGCTGGTCACGGCCGCCGGGCGGGTGCTCACCGAGGGGCCGCGCGGCCCGGTCCTGGACCGGGAGGAGATCCAGGAGGGCGTGGCCTGCGTCGCCATGCCCGTGCGGGCGCCGGACGGGCTCACCGTCGCGGCCCTCGCCGCCGTGGTGCCCGCGCGGCAGCGGCTTCCCCAGGTCGCGGACGCGACGGCCGCCGCGTCCGCGGCCATCGAGAGCCGGCTGACCCGGATGCCGCCGCGCGAGGTGGCGGTGCGCTCGGCGGTGCTCCGTTACTGA
- a CDS encoding serine hydrolase domain-containing protein → MIDRSASVRSDRSDRSAVRARTGSSPRRRAVAAVAVLAAALGAAGTLPASAAPSHGPRDAVRKDIERLVTDAGFPAALVATADGAGRARHYTAGVADLRTKGKVPVDGRVRAGSNTKTFTATVVLQLVGEGKVDLDAPVEKYLPNLLRGDGVDGRAIKVRQLLQHTSGLPEYTAHILKDVFGKNRHTYYQPRDLLDIALKHKADFAPGKGWAYSNTNYVVAGLLIEKVTGRPLAEQLTERVIDRVGLRRTYFPGVGDEGIKGPHPRGYDAAEPGAPLKDVTKLDPSWGWAAGQLISTPGDLNRFFSALLGGKLLEPAQLAQMRTTVKVPDDLGYAKGARYGLGLIRTPLSCGGAMWGHGGSIPGSYTYPGVTEGGRAATIAVTANREPTLDAFAKADAVVDAALCRK, encoded by the coding sequence GTGATCGACCGTTCCGCGTCCGTACGCTCCGACCGCTCCGACCGCTCCGCCGTGCGTGCGCGCACCGGCTCTTCGCCCCGGCGGCGGGCCGTCGCGGCGGTGGCGGTCCTCGCCGCCGCCCTCGGTGCGGCGGGCACGCTGCCCGCCTCCGCGGCGCCGTCCCACGGCCCGCGTGACGCCGTACGCAAGGACATCGAGCGCCTGGTGACCGACGCCGGGTTCCCCGCGGCCCTGGTCGCCACGGCCGACGGCGCCGGGCGGGCGCGCCACTACACGGCCGGTGTCGCGGACCTGCGGACGAAGGGGAAGGTGCCGGTCGACGGGCGGGTGCGGGCGGGCAGCAACACCAAGACGTTCACCGCCACGGTGGTCCTCCAGCTGGTCGGCGAGGGCAAGGTCGACCTGGACGCCCCCGTCGAGAAGTACCTGCCGAACCTGCTGCGCGGCGACGGCGTCGACGGCCGCGCCATCAAGGTCCGCCAACTGCTCCAGCACACCAGCGGGCTGCCCGAGTACACCGCTCACATACTCAAGGACGTCTTCGGCAAGAACCGCCACACCTACTACCAGCCCCGCGACCTGCTCGACATCGCGCTGAAGCACAAGGCGGACTTCGCCCCCGGCAAGGGCTGGGCGTACAGCAACACCAACTACGTCGTCGCCGGGCTCCTCATCGAGAAGGTCACCGGGCGGCCGCTGGCCGAGCAGCTCACCGAGCGGGTCATCGACCGCGTCGGCCTGCGCCGCACCTACTTCCCCGGCGTCGGCGACGAGGGCATCAAGGGGCCGCACCCCCGCGGCTACGACGCCGCCGAGCCCGGGGCGCCGCTCAAGGACGTCACGAAGCTCGACCCCTCCTGGGGCTGGGCCGCCGGGCAGCTGATCTCCACGCCCGGCGACCTGAACCGCTTCTTCTCCGCACTGCTGGGCGGCAAGCTGCTCGAGCCCGCGCAGCTCGCCCAGATGCGCACCACCGTCAAGGTGCCCGACGACTTGGGCTACGCGAAGGGCGCGCGCTACGGCCTCGGCCTGATCCGCACCCCGCTGAGCTGCGGCGGCGCGATGTGGGGGCACGGAGGGAGCATCCCCGGCTCCTACACCTACCCCGGTGTCACCGAGGGCGGCCGCGCCGCCACGATCGCCGTCACCGCCAACAGGGAACCCACCCTGGACGCCTTCGCCAAGGCCGACGCGGTCGTGGACGCCGCGCTGTGCCGGAAGTGA